A region from the Leguminivora glycinivorella isolate SPB_JAAS2020 chromosome 3, LegGlyc_1.1, whole genome shotgun sequence genome encodes:
- the LOC125224764 gene encoding uncharacterized protein LOC125224764, giving the protein MNLDKENQFKKNSHLNKHQKHQSKIKDIRTTTQTNNTDNRVNSETQEIRSIQKQYYPDEVDNKETSLTRNLGLFKDVDGILRCDGRLTHSDLSYDAKHPILLPKDCDYTTNVIRKAHENNYHVGIPHTLDIIRQRFWIPQGRAQVQKYIRKCQQCVKHGGGPYSLPETPALPPERVKYETAYTYVGVDYFGPMYVKEETQQKRWICLFTCLVVRAIHLELVKDMTAEECLLAFRRFMATRGVPTLIVTDNALQFKLLSELMTTKSLTEENIQWKFIPQLAPWHGGVYERLVGVTKHCLKRTLQKHLLNDTQLLTVLKEVESVVNTRPLTYVGTGLEHVLKPADFLTPGKCLGLQMSMKETPVNATTTKQQLIEGWRRGETIMREYKDMFMNQYLLSLRERYKNSTKQPRVKTHNEPCVGDIVQMKGDTKNRENWKVGKIVELIKGADGLCRVARVKIDNGTFTRSLLHLYPLEVEDVPTPNNLSNHQLEEEPTTRIKEMKLEESTDSSVIQREFYPDVQLEMELDTVDSMDVDTAHSNEMTEENLNVPNTDKDMIESNIEHKCDNINLEADMADENYESEVNQSDNERQMRAAAVQAREKIREWTRHLMTTLTASL; this is encoded by the coding sequence atgaacctAGATAAagaaaatcagtttaaaaagaATAGTCACTTGAACAAACATCAGAAGCATcaatcaaaaatcaaagatattCGTACAACAACACAGACAAACAATACAGATAACAGAGTAAACTCAGAAACACAAGAAATAAGAAGTATACAGAAACAATATTATCCAGATGAAGTCGATAACAAGGAGACCAGTCTTACCCGTAACCTAGGATTATTTAAAGATGTGGACGGAATCCTTCGATGCGACGGTCGTCTGACACACTCCGATTTATCGTATGATGCAAAGCACCCAATTCTTCTGCCCAAAGATTGCGATTACACTACAAATGTTATAAGGAAAGCACATGAGAACAACTATCATGTTGGTATACCTCACACCCTTGATATAATCAGACAACGCTTTTGGATTCCACAAGGAAGAGCAcaagtacaaaaatatatcCGTAAATGCCAGCAATGTGTGAAACATGGCGGAGGACCCTACTCCTTACCAGAAACTCCTGCTTTACCACCTGAAAGAGTAAAGTATGAGACAGCATATACATATGTAGGTGTAGATTACTTTGGACCAATGTATGTTAAAGAAGAAACTCAACAAAAACGATGGATTTGCTTATTCACTTGCTTAGTCGTTCGTGCTATACATTTGGAGCTAGTAAAAGACATGACAGCAGAAGAATGTTTACTAGCATTTAGAAGATTCATGGCTACCAGAGGTGTTCCTACTCTGATTGTAACAGACAACGCACTTCAATTCAAACTACTATCTGAACTAATGACAACTAAAAGTTTAACAGAGGAAAATATACAATGGAAATTCATCCCTCAGCTGGCCCCATGGCATGGGGGCGTATACGAAAGATTAGTGGGTGTTACCAAGCACTGTCTTAAACGAACACTACAGAAACATCTATTGAACGATACCCAACTACTAACCGTTCTTAAAGAAGTGGAAAGTGTCGTCAACACAAGACCATTAACCTACGTAGGTACTGGTTTGGAACATGTATTGAAACCAGCAGACTTCTTGACACCGGGAAAATGTCTAGGACTACAGATGTCAATGAAGGAAACACCCGTTAACGCCACTACAACCAAACAACAACTCATAGAAGGTTGGAGACGTGGTGAGACTATCATGAGAGAATACAAGGACATGTTCATGAATCAGTATCTGCTTAGCTTAAGAGAACGTTACAAAAATTCAACCAAACAACCCAGAGTTAAAACTCACAATGAACCATGTGTTGGGGACATTGTACAAATGAAAGGTGATACTAAGAACAGAGAGAACTGGAAAGTAGGGAAGATCGTTGAATTAATTAAAGGAGCTGATGGATTATGTAGAGTCGCTCGAGTGAAGATCGACAATGGTACATTTACGAGATCCTTATTACACTTATACCCTTTGGAAGTAGAAGACGTTCCAACACCTAACAATTTGTCTAATCATCAATTAGAGGAAGAACCTACAACAAGgataaaagaaatgaaattagaAGAAAGTACAGATTCTTCAGTGATACAAAGAGAGTTTTATCCCGATGTACAACTAGAAATGGAGCTTGACACAGTTGACAGCATGGACGTGGACACGGCACATAGCAATGAGATGACAGAGGAGAACCTCAACGTTCCAAATACAGACAAAGATATGATAGAGTCAAACATAGAGCATAAATGTGATAATATAAACTTAGAAGCTGATATGGCTGATGAAAACTATGAGTCAGAAGTAAACCAGTCTGACAATGAAAGGCAAATGAGGGCTGCGGCGGTCCAAGCTAGGGAAAAAATCCGAGAGTGGACCCGCCATCTGATGACCACACTTACTGCATCGTTATAG
- the LOC125224765 gene encoding uncharacterized protein LOC125224765: MDIILLKRLRTFANSIKEHQAKASELCACRPWEGNEVEQAAIIASKLQSTLGKFQSDLYQYFNTSTDPNPDEVSTLTEIQLQGEEILAELNARIQSIKEQGQVKSDPVKNRSKLPELELVSFHGNVLEWTQFWDQFSSNIDQRNLRDVDKFLYLKASLKGEAKIIIDGLETTNENYKIAVDTLKERYGNRIQIIDAHYSSLYKVKKAMKPQDCRKTLDELERHLRVLQSLGEDTNKNNLRFLFMEKFPEDVIYELKLKLKTESTEEIRKQLNAIITAKEDVDRINAEDKNIEPTFTTETLHVKINKVKDNNKHLKKFTGERKFKNEYNMKPKGKPIKTEPGTSTFSSVDRRKRPYEANNESRNQYPPKKRDRKDCIFCHGDHFNDSCPRFTTLAERKGKLSDRCFICFKYGHRQNTCRTTHVCHYCGARNRHNRALCPDKELQNTTTTST; the protein is encoded by the coding sequence ATGGACATCATATTATTGAAGCGTCTTAGAACATTTGCCAATAGTATAAAAGAGCATCAAGCGAAAGCATCAGAGCTATGTGCGTGTCGTCCATGGGAAGGTAATGAAGTGGAACAAGCCGCTATCATTGCCTCCAAGTTACAGTCAACGCTGGGGAAATTTCAGAGTGATCTCTATCAGTATTTTAATACAAGCACTGATCCGAACCCTGATGAGGTCTCGACCTTAACAGAGATACAATTACAAGGCGAGGAAATTTTAGctgaacttaatgccagaataCAGTCCATTAAAGAACAAGGCCAAGTTAAGTCCGACCCTGTTAAGAATAGAAGTAAGCTACCGGAATTAGAGCTTGTGTCTTTCCATGGCAATGTCCTAGAGTGGACCCAATTTTGGGACCAGTTCAGTTCCAACATTGATCAAAGAAACTTGAGAGATGTGGATAAGTTTCTTTATCTTAAGGCTTCCTTGAAGGGTGAAGCAAAAATCATAATTGACGGTTTGGAAACCACAAACgaaaattataaaatagccgTAGATACACTTAAAGAAAGATATGGTAATAGAATACAGATTATTGACGCTCATTACTCCTCCCTATATAAAGTTAAGAAAGCGATGAAGCCTCAAGATTGCAGGAAAACATTAGATGAATTAGAAAGACACCTTAGAGTATTGCAATCCCTAGGAGAAGACACTAATAAGAATAACTTAAGGTTCCTTTTCATGGAAAAATTTCCTGAAGATGTGATTTATGAGTTGAAACTGAAGTTGAAAACTGAATCCACAGAAGAGATAAGGAAACAGTTAAACGCTATCATAACGGCAAAGGAGGATGTTGACAGAATTAATGCAGAGGACAAAAATATAGAACCTACCTTCACCACTGAAACGTTACACGTGAAAATTAATAAAGTTAAGGATAATAATAAACATTTGAAGAAATTCACTGGTGAAAggaaatttaaaaatgaatataataTGAAACCTAAAGGGAAACCCATCAAAACCGAACCGGGTACTTCAACATTTTCTAGCGTAGACAGAAGGAAGAGACCGTATGAAGCCAATAACGAATCAAGAAATCAATATCCACCTAAAAAGCGAGACAGGAAGGACTGTATATTTTGTCACGGTGATCATTTCAATGATAGTTGTCCGCGCTTTACAACTTTAGCTGAGAGAAAAGGCAAGTTATCTGACCGCTGCttcatatgttttaaatatgGTCACAGACAAAACACCTGCAGAACAACACATGTCTGCCATTATTGTGGGGCAAGAAACCGACATAACAGAGCATTATGCCCTGACAAAGAACTGCAAAATACCACGACTACGTCTACTTAA
- the LOC125224925 gene encoding uncharacterized protein C15orf61 isoform X1, whose translation MSLNIVKQLLKKKLAALQVLRIFRQKPDASEVLTAYLMQCNEPPWTSYFVKYSSVKDDQFGMSNFNWKVGSSNYQILRTGCYPYIKYHCSRRHIEDLGASDKFMRIIKVANFGIPCLLYGLAATQLIRHTEIVHTSKGPVTIYFLLPEHKGSTH comes from the exons ATGTCATTGAACATAGTAAAACAATTACTTAAGAAAAAACTAGCAGCTTTGCAAGTTTTGCGGATATTCCGACAAAAACCAGATGCTTCTGAAGTTCTTACAGCCTATTTGATGCAGTGTAATGAGCCCCCTTGGACCTCCTACTTCGTAAAG TACAGTAGTGTAAAGGATGACCAGTTTGGCATGTCCAACTTCAACTGGAAAGTGGGCAGTTCCAACTACCAGATACTGCGGACCGGCTGCTACCCGTACATCAAGTACCACTGCTCCCGAAGGCACATAGAAGACCTTGGTGCTTCTGACAAGTTTATGAGGATTATCAAAGTTGCCAATTTTG GTATCCCATGCCTCCTGTACGGGCTTGCGGCGACACAGCTTATCCGCCATACAGAAATAGTTCACACGTCGAAAGGACCCGTCACGATATACTTCCTACTGCCAGAGCACAAAGGCTCCACGCACTGA
- the LOC125224925 gene encoding uncharacterized protein C15orf61 homolog isoform X2 — MSNFNWKVGSSNYQILRTGCYPYIKYHCSRRHIEDLGASDKFMRIIKVANFGIPCLLYGLAATQLIRHTEIVHTSKGPVTIYFLLPEHKGSTH; from the exons ATGTCCAACTTCAACTGGAAAGTGGGCAGTTCCAACTACCAGATACTGCGGACCGGCTGCTACCCGTACATCAAGTACCACTGCTCCCGAAGGCACATAGAAGACCTTGGTGCTTCTGACAAGTTTATGAGGATTATCAAAGTTGCCAATTTTG GTATCCCATGCCTCCTGTACGGGCTTGCGGCGACACAGCTTATCCGCCATACAGAAATAGTTCACACGTCGAAAGGACCCGTCACGATATACTTCCTACTGCCAGAGCACAAAGGCTCCACGCACTGA
- the LOC125242595 gene encoding odorant receptor 4-like: protein MIRPLIFPMWLPEDDPYRTPNYEIFLALEIVLIFVVLVTFGLYVYILFHLLLHYYNLMDVILIALDELFKGLDDSVVALPSEHPRRQAVQDELNVRMAQIVRWHLSVFDSVDDISSVYGPTLVYQVMFSSIVICLMAYQVAEQLSEGKIDYLFGILGIGACLQLWIPCYIGTLLRNKGFFVGDRCFYCGWHETPLSRLLRPDLIIFIQRTQRPVAIKFTGLPHLQLETFSSIMSNAYSLFNMLRQYK from the exons ATGATCAGACCGCTGATCTTTCCGATGTGGTTGCCAGAAGACGACCCTTACAGGACACCGAACTATGAAATCTTTCTTGCTCTGGAAATTGTACTCATATTTGTGGTGTTAGTCACCTTTGGCT TGTACGTATACATACTGTTCCACCTCCTGCTGCATTACTACAACCTGATGGACGTGATCCTGATCGCTCTCGACGAGTTGTTCAAAGGGCTGGATGATTCGGTAGTGGCACTGCCGAGTGAGCACCCGCGGAGGCAGGCAGTGCAAGACGAGCTAAATGTCAGGATGGCCCAGATTGTACGCTGGCATCTGTCAGTCTTCGA TTCTGTGGACGACATATCTTCAGTGTACGGTCCGACGCTGGTTTACCAAGTGATGTTCAGTTCTATAGTTATTTGCTTAATGGCATATCAGGTTGCCGAG CAATTGTCGGAAGGCAAAATAGACTACCTGTTTGGTATCTTGGGCATTGGCGCTTGTCTTCAGCTTTGGATTCCGTGCTATATTGGGACTTTACTACGGAACAAA GGGTTTTTCGTTGGGGACCGCTGCTTCTACTGCGGGTGGCACGAGACGCCGTTATCACGGCTGCTGCGGCCAGACCTCATCATCTTCATACAGCGCACGCAGCGACCTGTCGCCATCAAGTTTACCGGTCTACCGCATCTGCAGCTTGAGACTTTCTCTTCG ATAATGAGTAACGCGTATTCGTTGTTCAACATGCTGCGCCAGTACAAGTAA
- the LOC125242593 gene encoding uncharacterized protein LOC125242593 isoform X3, with protein sequence MNNDFRFICSLGREYRKCFLDGQLLIWKLCWYWLMFASWVASLYIANTMFYLLWQSIFATLDEHMVRPLMFPIWLPKDDPHRTPNYEVFMTFEIILIFIVLFTFGLYVYILFHLLLHYYNLMDVILIALDELFVGLDPSAASLPRQDPRREAVQLELNARVGRIARWHLSIFDSVDTISSVYGPTLVYQVMFSSIVICLMAYQVSEALSLADACFYCGWHRTPLALLVRHDLTIFILRAQHPVAIKFTGLPELQLETFSSIMSTAYSYFNMLRQYNSE encoded by the exons AAAATGCTTTTTAGATGGACAGCTTCTGATCTGGAAACTATGCTGGTATTGGCTAATGTTCGCCAGTTGGGTGGCGTCACTGTACATAGCAAACACGATGTTCTATCTGCTCTGGCAGAGCATTTTCGCCACGCTTGATGAGCACATGGTCCGCCCACTCATGTTCCCAATCTGGCTTCCCAAAGACGATCCACACAGAACTCCGAACTATGAAGTATTCATGACATTCGAGATAATTCTGATATTCATAGTGCTTTTTACATTCGGAC TGTACGTGTACATACTGTTCCACCTCCTTCTGCACTACTACAACCTGATGGACGTGATCCTGATCGCGCTGGACGAGTTATTCGTCGGCTTGGACCCTTCGGCGGCTTCGCTGCCACGACAGGACCCGCGACGCGAGGCCGTGCAGTTGGAACTTAACGCCAGGGTGGGACGAATCGCGCGCTGGCATCTCTCCATATTCGA TTCAGTGGACACCATATCATCAGTGTACGGGCCCACGTTGGTGTATCAGGTGATGTTTAGCTCCATCGTTATTTGTCTGATGGCGTACCAAGTTTCAGAG GCACTGTCATTGGCTGATGCCTGCTTCTACTGCGGCTGGCATCGAACACCATTAGCCCTGCTGGTCCGCCACGACCTCACCATCTTTATCCTGCGCGCGCAGCATCCTGTCGCTATCAAGTTCACTGGTCTGCCTGAATTGCAACTTGAGACTTTCTCTTCG ATAATGAGTACAGCATATTCTTATTTCAACATGCTACGACAGTACAATTCAGAGTGA
- the LOC125242593 gene encoding odorant receptor 4-like isoform X2, which produces MLSAVPNVTSDLSYRKCFLDGQLLIWKLCWYWLMFASWVASLYIANTMFYLLWQSIFATLDEHMVRPLMFPIWLPKDDPHRTPNYEVFMTFEIILIFIVLFTFGLYVYILFHLLLHYYNLMDVILIALDELFVGLDPSAASLPRQDPRREAVQLELNARVGRIARWHLSIFDSVDTISSVYGPTLVYQVMFSSIVICLMAYQVSEQLSAGKFDYLFGILTFGACIQLWIPCYIGTLLRTKALSLADACFYCGWHRTPLALLVRHDLTIFILRAQHPVAIKFTGLPELQLETFSSIMSTAYSYFNMLRQYNSE; this is translated from the exons ATGTTAAGTGCCGTACCTAATGTAACTTCAGATCTTTCTTACAGAAAATGCTTTTTAGATGGACAGCTTCTGATCTGGAAACTATGCTGGTATTGGCTAATGTTCGCCAGTTGGGTGGCGTCACTGTACATAGCAAACACGATGTTCTATCTGCTCTGGCAGAGCATTTTCGCCACGCTTGATGAGCACATGGTCCGCCCACTCATGTTCCCAATCTGGCTTCCCAAAGACGATCCACACAGAACTCCGAACTATGAAGTATTCATGACATTCGAGATAATTCTGATATTCATAGTGCTTTTTACATTCGGAC TGTACGTGTACATACTGTTCCACCTCCTTCTGCACTACTACAACCTGATGGACGTGATCCTGATCGCGCTGGACGAGTTATTCGTCGGCTTGGACCCTTCGGCGGCTTCGCTGCCACGACAGGACCCGCGACGCGAGGCCGTGCAGTTGGAACTTAACGCCAGGGTGGGACGAATCGCGCGCTGGCATCTCTCCATATTCGA TTCAGTGGACACCATATCATCAGTGTACGGGCCCACGTTGGTGTATCAGGTGATGTTTAGCTCCATCGTTATTTGTCTGATGGCGTACCAAGTTTCAGAG CAACTGTCAGCTGGAAAGTTCGACTACTTATTTGGAATTTTAACCTTTGGCGCATGCATTCAGCTGTGGATCCCGTGCTACATCGGCACACTTTTACGAACTAAA GCACTGTCATTGGCTGATGCCTGCTTCTACTGCGGCTGGCATCGAACACCATTAGCCCTGCTGGTCCGCCACGACCTCACCATCTTTATCCTGCGCGCGCAGCATCCTGTCGCTATCAAGTTCACTGGTCTGCCTGAATTGCAACTTGAGACTTTCTCTTCG ATAATGAGTACAGCATATTCTTATTTCAACATGCTACGACAGTACAATTCAGAGTGA
- the LOC125242593 gene encoding odorant receptor 4-like isoform X1 has protein sequence MNNDFRFICSLGREYRKCFLDGQLLIWKLCWYWLMFASWVASLYIANTMFYLLWQSIFATLDEHMVRPLMFPIWLPKDDPHRTPNYEVFMTFEIILIFIVLFTFGLYVYILFHLLLHYYNLMDVILIALDELFVGLDPSAASLPRQDPRREAVQLELNARVGRIARWHLSIFDSVDTISSVYGPTLVYQVMFSSIVICLMAYQVSEQLSAGKFDYLFGILTFGACIQLWIPCYIGTLLRTKALSLADACFYCGWHRTPLALLVRHDLTIFILRAQHPVAIKFTGLPELQLETFSSVRFWSYIKMFPIDATRYA, from the exons AAAATGCTTTTTAGATGGACAGCTTCTGATCTGGAAACTATGCTGGTATTGGCTAATGTTCGCCAGTTGGGTGGCGTCACTGTACATAGCAAACACGATGTTCTATCTGCTCTGGCAGAGCATTTTCGCCACGCTTGATGAGCACATGGTCCGCCCACTCATGTTCCCAATCTGGCTTCCCAAAGACGATCCACACAGAACTCCGAACTATGAAGTATTCATGACATTCGAGATAATTCTGATATTCATAGTGCTTTTTACATTCGGAC TGTACGTGTACATACTGTTCCACCTCCTTCTGCACTACTACAACCTGATGGACGTGATCCTGATCGCGCTGGACGAGTTATTCGTCGGCTTGGACCCTTCGGCGGCTTCGCTGCCACGACAGGACCCGCGACGCGAGGCCGTGCAGTTGGAACTTAACGCCAGGGTGGGACGAATCGCGCGCTGGCATCTCTCCATATTCGA TTCAGTGGACACCATATCATCAGTGTACGGGCCCACGTTGGTGTATCAGGTGATGTTTAGCTCCATCGTTATTTGTCTGATGGCGTACCAAGTTTCAGAG CAACTGTCAGCTGGAAAGTTCGACTACTTATTTGGAATTTTAACCTTTGGCGCATGCATTCAGCTGTGGATCCCGTGCTACATCGGCACACTTTTACGAACTAAA GCACTGTCATTGGCTGATGCCTGCTTCTACTGCGGCTGGCATCGAACACCATTAGCCCTGCTGGTCCGCCACGACCTCACCATCTTTATCCTGCGCGCGCAGCATCCTGTCGCTATCAAGTTCACTGGTCTGCCTGAATTGCAACTTGAGACTTTCTCTTCGGTACGTTTCTGGAGCTACATCAAAATGTTTCCTATTGATGCTACGCGCTACGCGTAG